Proteins encoded in a region of the Elizabethkingia bruuniana genome:
- a CDS encoding ribonuclease Z, which produces MGAYLTILGYNSAIPTVKSSPTAQFLEMDERCFLIDCGEGTQVQLRKAKAKFSKINHIFISHLHGDHCFGLPGLIASFRLLGRDQELHIYGPKGIKKMLETIFEITETHRGFPIIYHELEGDQSQKVYEDDKLEVWTIPLDHRIYCNGYLFREKPKDRRLNMVEISKYSEIEICDYHNLKRGKDFVLSDGYVLKNEILTTDPEPPVSYAFCSDTRFKEDIIPIIENVDLLYHESTFLHDLKEMADYTGHTTAKEAAIIAQRAGVKKLILGHFSNRYADLTVFTDEAREYFPNTFLPIALEPVKV; this is translated from the coding sequence TTGGGGGCATATCTCACTATTTTAGGTTATAATTCAGCAATACCAACCGTTAAATCTTCACCTACAGCACAATTCCTGGAAATGGATGAACGCTGTTTTCTTATCGACTGTGGTGAAGGAACACAGGTACAACTGAGAAAAGCTAAAGCAAAGTTTTCTAAGATCAATCATATTTTCATCTCTCATCTTCATGGAGATCATTGTTTCGGGCTGCCCGGACTTATTGCTTCATTCCGACTTTTAGGAAGAGACCAGGAATTGCATATCTATGGGCCGAAAGGAATCAAGAAGATGTTGGAAACTATATTTGAAATTACCGAAACCCATCGCGGTTTTCCAATTATTTATCATGAACTGGAAGGAGATCAATCTCAAAAAGTCTATGAAGATGATAAACTGGAGGTATGGACCATACCTTTAGATCACCGAATTTACTGTAATGGATATCTTTTCAGAGAGAAGCCAAAAGACAGACGGTTGAATATGGTGGAGATTTCTAAATATTCTGAAATTGAAATCTGTGATTACCATAATCTGAAACGTGGTAAAGACTTTGTTTTATCTGATGGATATGTGTTGAAAAATGAGATATTAACTACGGATCCGGAACCTCCTGTATCTTATGCTTTCTGTTCTGATACCAGATTCAAAGAGGATATTATACCAATAATTGAAAATGTAGATTTGTTATACCATGAATCTACTTTCCTGCACGATCTAAAAGAAATGGCAGATTATACAGGACATACTACGGCAAAAGAGGCTGCAATTATTGCACAAAGAGCGGGTGTTAAGAAACTTATTTTAGGACATTTTTCTAATCGGTATGCAGACCTGACCGTCTTTACTGACGAAGCCCGTGAATACTTTCCAAATACTTTTTTACCAATAGCTTTAGAGCCTGTAAAAGTATAA
- a CDS encoding SusC/RagA family TonB-linked outer membrane protein has protein sequence MNKLTNSILAVVLSSSFVIISAQKKNQDTATTKEIEGVVVTALGIKRDQKAIGYAAQEIKGDLITTSRQTSAVGALSGNVAGVQVTTSSASMGGSARIVLRGIGSINGENRPLIVVDGIPFNNANFNTGSTLNNSGTTARGAGGVDYGDASSDINPDDIESVVVLKGGPAAALYGARAINGAIVYTTKKGKGGKTQVVLNSGISFESIYKMPRLQKEYGQGSEQSALPTQVINGKTYNIAEYTVDESWGPKYNPNIKYLPWYAFDPEFKDDYMKEVPWIAPRHDVDSFFKTGVTYNNNISISRAFEKTGIRFSYGNIKTEGIFPNSSLKKNSMNINITSQLSDRLKLDAGITYNLTEGFNRPEQGYGNNSVAQKFFQFGPRSLDFAKARDYKLENGKQRTWNRIAWDNANPKYSDNPYWTVFENYTTDKRQRVYGNATLTYNLIGKSLYAVGNMYGDIYSFSNDGRVAIGSQAQSGYFITKRNFSEYNYELRLHFDHRFGDFSINSFVGTNMRQSKSDMLYGKTNGGLVIPNFYNLKNGYGVSTVLQSFADRRVYSLYESVSLGYKDTFFIDATNRTDWSSTIPQSYNYPSISGSFVFSNLIKANWLNFAKLRGGWANIASDADPYQLVNVYDVGLPFLNLPRFSNTNASKNPNLLNERKITSEIGLQANMFSNRFGIDVTYYNSKVKDQIIELPVDGGTGRDTKVINVGEMSNKGVELTLNGKILKSKDFSWDVNLNFSKNNNKLVTLSPDAKNLLLANAPFRVGVYAVEGMRYGQIYGTDYTYDDKGNKVIGANGYYVPTSTPVYLGSYLPDYNAGLRNTIRYKNFTLSALIDRQKGGKYFSTTHMFGTYSGMLEKTTANNMREVGLVLPGVVKQTDGSYIQNTKNIDAYTYAISHYNVVDAANVFDSSYWKLREVTLTYTLPKGLLNNAIQDISITAFARNLFTWGLAWDIDPETASYASGNVQGLEGGSLPSTRTYGLNIQFKF, from the coding sequence ATGAATAAACTAACTAACAGTATTTTGGCTGTAGTTTTGTCTTCTTCTTTTGTAATAATATCAGCACAAAAGAAGAATCAGGATACAGCTACAACCAAAGAAATTGAAGGAGTTGTTGTAACTGCTCTGGGAATAAAAAGAGACCAAAAAGCCATAGGTTATGCAGCTCAGGAGATTAAAGGCGATCTTATTACTACTTCCCGTCAGACTAGTGCTGTAGGAGCTTTATCAGGGAATGTCGCTGGAGTTCAGGTTACAACATCGTCTGCTTCTATGGGAGGGTCGGCAAGAATTGTTTTAAGAGGAATAGGTTCTATAAACGGGGAAAACAGGCCTCTAATAGTTGTAGATGGTATACCTTTTAACAATGCGAATTTCAATACCGGCTCTACTCTCAATAATTCCGGAACAACAGCCAGAGGTGCCGGAGGTGTAGATTATGGTGACGCATCATCCGATATTAATCCGGATGATATAGAGTCGGTAGTTGTATTGAAGGGCGGACCTGCAGCTGCTCTTTACGGAGCAAGAGCCATTAATGGTGCTATAGTATATACAACAAAAAAAGGTAAAGGAGGGAAAACGCAAGTTGTACTGAATTCGGGAATCTCTTTCGAAAGCATATATAAGATGCCTAGGTTGCAAAAGGAATATGGGCAGGGTTCTGAGCAAAGTGCTCTGCCTACTCAGGTAATCAACGGGAAAACCTATAATATTGCAGAATATACTGTAGATGAATCATGGGGACCAAAATACAATCCAAACATAAAGTATCTGCCTTGGTATGCTTTCGACCCTGAATTTAAAGATGACTACATGAAGGAAGTTCCATGGATTGCTCCTCGTCATGATGTAGATTCATTTTTTAAAACGGGTGTTACTTATAATAATAATATTTCTATTTCAAGAGCATTTGAAAAAACAGGAATTCGGTTCTCTTATGGAAATATCAAAACAGAGGGTATATTTCCAAATTCCAGTCTAAAGAAGAACTCAATGAATATTAATATCACAAGTCAGTTGAGTGACAGACTAAAATTAGATGCAGGGATTACCTATAATTTGACAGAAGGATTTAATAGGCCGGAGCAAGGCTACGGAAACAATTCTGTTGCACAGAAATTTTTTCAGTTTGGTCCCCGCTCATTAGATTTTGCTAAAGCAAGAGATTATAAACTGGAAAATGGTAAACAGAGAACCTGGAACCGGATAGCTTGGGATAATGCCAATCCTAAATATTCAGACAATCCATATTGGACAGTTTTTGAAAATTATACAACAGACAAGAGACAGCGTGTATATGGTAATGCTACATTAACATATAACCTTATAGGAAAAAGTCTTTATGCTGTTGGAAATATGTATGGTGACATTTATTCATTTAGTAATGACGGAAGAGTTGCTATAGGTTCTCAGGCACAGTCAGGCTATTTTATAACAAAAAGAAATTTTTCAGAATATAATTATGAATTAAGATTACATTTCGACCATAGATTTGGAGATTTTAGTATCAATTCATTTGTTGGAACTAATATGAGACAGTCTAAATCGGATATGCTCTATGGAAAAACAAACGGAGGGCTTGTAATTCCAAATTTTTATAATCTAAAGAATGGATACGGAGTTTCTACTGTTTTACAAAGTTTTGCAGACAGAAGAGTTTATTCATTATATGAGTCTGTGTCATTGGGCTATAAAGATACTTTCTTTATCGATGCCACAAATAGAACAGATTGGTCATCTACAATTCCACAAAGTTATAACTACCCTTCTATTTCAGGTAGCTTTGTATTTTCCAACCTGATTAAAGCAAATTGGTTAAACTTCGCTAAATTAAGAGGAGGCTGGGCTAATATTGCATCTGATGCAGATCCATACCAGCTGGTAAATGTATACGATGTTGGTTTACCATTCTTAAACCTACCAAGATTTAGTAATACAAATGCCAGTAAAAATCCAAACTTACTAAATGAAAGAAAAATTACTTCTGAAATAGGATTGCAGGCAAACATGTTCAGTAATAGATTTGGGATAGATGTCACTTATTATAATTCCAAAGTAAAAGACCAGATTATTGAATTGCCTGTTGATGGAGGAACAGGGCGTGATACCAAAGTTATTAACGTTGGTGAGATGTCTAATAAAGGTGTTGAATTAACACTTAATGGGAAAATATTGAAATCGAAAGACTTCTCGTGGGATGTAAATTTAAATTTTTCAAAAAACAATAACAAACTAGTTACGCTTTCTCCTGATGCTAAAAACTTACTCTTAGCAAACGCGCCTTTCAGAGTCGGCGTTTATGCTGTAGAAGGAATGAGATACGGACAGATTTATGGAACCGATTATACATATGATGACAAGGGGAATAAGGTTATTGGAGCCAATGGATATTATGTTCCAACTTCCACTCCGGTCTATTTAGGTTCTTACCTGCCTGATTATAATGCCGGGCTCAGAAATACGATCAGATACAAGAATTTCACACTTAGTGCATTAATAGACCGTCAAAAAGGTGGTAAATATTTTTCTACAACACATATGTTTGGGACGTATAGTGGTATGTTGGAAAAAACTACGGCCAATAATATGAGAGAAGTAGGACTTGTTCTCCCTGGTGTAGTAAAGCAAACAGATGGATCATATATTCAGAATACCAAAAATATCGATGCATACACATACGCAATCAGTCATTACAATGTGGTGGATGCTGCAAATGTATTTGATTCAAGTTACTGGAAGTTAAGAGAAGTTACTTTAACCTATACTTTACCAAAAGGACTTCTAAATAATGCTATTCAGGATATAAGTATTACAGCATTTGCTAGAAATTTATTTACATGGGGGCTGGCTTGGGATATAGATCCTGAAACAGCATCCTATGCAAGTGGAAATGTTCAGGGACTGGAGGGAGGTTCTCTTCCTTCAACAAGAACTTATGGGCTTAATATTCAATTCAAATTTTAA
- a CDS encoding CPBP family intramembrane glutamic endopeptidase, with product MDKDLHPGRNYQVGWKEGILLAVTFLFMQFVVAAWIQIQTIVFHSNPINENFFTLFFYILVFLGCIFAFDQLIVKPTGSRLSFNMRTSPFSTYLLIFPLITGGIFIAEYTTTLLPTTGSFWGTWYKQFTEIFEKLSLDPTTMIISTCFFAPILEEILFRGIIQKGLINKGISPVKAIIISAIVFGVVHGNPWQFMGAAILGSILGLVYYKTKTLLLPIMLHAFNNLMSSLLMIYTKEESYSGFFCISETNLLLIGIVLTAIFGYLFIYKNKIHYND from the coding sequence ATGGATAAAGATTTACATCCCGGAAGAAATTATCAGGTGGGCTGGAAAGAAGGTATACTTTTGGCTGTTACTTTTTTGTTTATGCAATTTGTTGTTGCCGCATGGATACAAATACAAACAATAGTTTTTCATAGTAACCCTATAAATGAAAATTTTTTCACACTATTTTTTTATATATTGGTATTCCTGGGTTGCATATTTGCATTCGATCAGCTTATTGTAAAACCTACAGGAAGCAGGCTTAGTTTTAATATGCGTACTTCGCCTTTTTCTACCTATTTGCTTATTTTCCCATTAATAACAGGAGGAATATTTATTGCCGAATATACAACCACACTATTACCAACAACAGGAAGTTTTTGGGGAACATGGTATAAACAATTTACTGAAATTTTTGAAAAATTATCATTAGACCCAACCACAATGATAATTTCCACTTGCTTTTTCGCTCCGATACTCGAAGAGATACTTTTCAGAGGTATTATACAGAAAGGACTCATTAACAAAGGTATTTCCCCGGTTAAAGCTATTATTATCTCCGCTATAGTTTTCGGCGTTGTTCACGGAAATCCATGGCAGTTTATGGGAGCAGCAATTTTAGGTAGTATCCTTGGTTTAGTTTATTATAAAACCAAAACATTATTACTTCCAATTATGTTACATGCTTTTAATAATTTGATGTCATCATTGCTTATGATATATACAAAAGAGGAGTCTTATTCAGGTTTTTTTTGTATTTCCGAAACTAATCTGTTATTAATTGGTATAGTACTAACAGCAATTTTTGGCTACCTTTTTATTTATAAAAATAAAATTCATTATAACGATTAA
- a CDS encoding aspartate/glutamate racemase family protein codes for MKKIAVIGGLGTLSGGDLFFKLLKNKEVLKNQLDYQFYFEQYPYNQMNLPLYNEEDIKSRKYYTYTVCKNFENKNVSGILLPCFASHSFLEELQKEIPIPIINIFDAVLEYLKVRYNPGARIGILTSNYVKELQMLHQYFQDYELIFPENQDTLMNAIYGDLGIKNGYMEGLSLEYVSEVCDELMQKGCELILPSITEISVITEQLWKRGFPVVDVNQVYADYALKTDTNKPVKPFKLGIMGGVGPSATVDFMNKIIQNTPATKDQDHIKMVVEQNPQIPDRTANIVWNETDPTIAMFSTCKRLEAEGADAIAIPCNTAHAFVKNIQEHLNIPILNMLTSTTEYILNKFGKNIKVGLLATSGTIQSKVYTDVLYEYGFNVVIPDEEHQKCVMESIYGEYGVKAGYETGVCKENILKSAGYLISQGAEVIILGCTELPLLFPNESEIRYDDNMISLIDPTLVLAKKIVALAVGTSDS; via the coding sequence ATGAAAAAAATTGCAGTTATTGGAGGGCTTGGTACATTATCTGGCGGAGATTTATTTTTTAAATTATTAAAGAATAAAGAAGTCTTAAAAAATCAGTTAGATTATCAGTTCTATTTTGAACAGTATCCATATAATCAGATGAATCTGCCATTGTATAATGAGGAAGATATAAAATCGAGAAAATATTACACATACACTGTTTGTAAAAATTTTGAAAATAAAAATGTTTCCGGAATCTTGTTGCCTTGTTTCGCAAGTCATTCATTTTTAGAAGAATTGCAAAAAGAGATTCCCATTCCTATTATAAACATCTTTGACGCCGTACTGGAGTATTTAAAAGTAAGATATAATCCCGGAGCCAGAATTGGGATTTTAACATCCAATTATGTAAAAGAGCTTCAGATGCTTCATCAATATTTTCAGGATTATGAATTGATTTTTCCTGAGAATCAAGACACCTTAATGAATGCTATTTATGGGGATCTGGGTATAAAAAATGGCTATATGGAAGGTTTGTCGCTAGAATATGTTTCGGAGGTATGCGATGAATTAATGCAGAAAGGGTGTGAATTGATTTTACCGAGTATTACGGAGATTTCTGTTATAACTGAACAGCTTTGGAAAAGAGGATTTCCGGTAGTAGATGTCAATCAAGTATATGCTGATTACGCATTGAAAACGGATACTAATAAACCGGTAAAACCTTTCAAACTAGGAATAATGGGTGGTGTTGGTCCTTCGGCTACAGTTGATTTCATGAACAAGATTATACAGAACACGCCAGCGACTAAAGACCAGGACCATATTAAAATGGTGGTAGAGCAAAATCCTCAGATTCCGGACCGGACAGCAAATATAGTTTGGAATGAAACGGATCCTACTATTGCAATGTTTTCTACTTGCAAACGTTTAGAAGCAGAAGGTGCAGATGCTATTGCTATCCCTTGTAATACTGCTCATGCATTTGTAAAAAACATTCAGGAACATTTGAATATTCCAATACTCAATATGCTCACTTCTACAACAGAATATATTCTTAATAAATTTGGTAAGAATATTAAAGTTGGTTTATTGGCTACAAGCGGAACGATACAAAGTAAAGTATACACAGATGTTCTTTATGAATATGGATTTAATGTAGTTATTCCGGATGAAGAACATCAGAAATGCGTAATGGAAAGTATTTATGGAGAATATGGTGTGAAAGCAGGTTATGAGACAGGTGTTTGCAAAGAAAATATTCTGAAAAGTGCAGGTTACCTCATTAGCCAGGGTGCAGAAGTTATTATCTTAGGCTGCACAGAGCTTCCTCTGTTATTTCCAAATGAATCAGAAATTAGATATGATGACAATATGATTTCTCTGATTGATCCTACATTAGTTTTGGCTAAGAAGATAGTTGCTTTAGCAGTAGGTACTTCAGATTCTTAA
- a CDS encoding SusD/RagB family nutrient-binding outer membrane lipoprotein — MKKIKILPVITLGALLILASCQDQSLEDINRNPNDPEKVFSSGLMNSATKELMDATRNGFESGRMSLPWIQYSAQVAYTEEDRFQFRETSSQALYSNLYKVILDFKSIIDLNTDPSRIVEMKQYGDTQNQIATARIMLAYSFSILADTFGSVPYWSYGNKDVDFQGLNLEKYPMPLYASQEKIYTDILKELKEASQQLNTSEPGLAGDVIYNRDVLKWRKFANSLRLRIANRLKDAIPGANAHIQDAIASGLMTSNGDNAVQKYQNDKLLPSPMFDAVFVRNRTDFKITNTMVNTLKGILGGFSVDPRLFKYAAPVYRVDSNDDYILDTSGNKIKVTIDPNLAAFEYSNSNKLDNYVGLPYGLTRTMVARQDAAGTSWWSNNVIKADFGEVLMEYSEVQFILSEVNGWNDTNYKAAVRASMEKWNVPVSSINTFVSSLPAANKANVLNQKWVALYMQPQEAYAEWRRTGYPNFLIKPGDVNNLVVPAVDGATTYTFTPISPSDYTLTEMPSRITYPGTLAKLNPNGYASGVKNLGPGGDKLNTKLIWDKN, encoded by the coding sequence ATGAAAAAAATAAAAATATTACCAGTAATAACATTAGGAGCTTTACTTATACTTGCTAGTTGTCAGGATCAGAGTTTAGAAGATATCAACAGAAATCCTAATGATCCTGAGAAAGTTTTTAGTTCAGGTTTAATGAATTCTGCCACAAAGGAATTAATGGATGCTACAAGAAATGGTTTTGAGTCAGGAAGAATGTCTTTGCCATGGATTCAATATTCTGCGCAGGTAGCTTATACAGAGGAAGATAGGTTTCAGTTTAGAGAGACTTCCAGTCAGGCTCTTTATTCAAACTTATATAAAGTAATTCTGGATTTTAAATCAATAATTGATTTGAATACCGACCCATCCAGAATAGTTGAGATGAAGCAATATGGAGATACTCAGAATCAGATTGCAACAGCCCGAATTATGTTAGCTTATAGCTTTTCGATTCTCGCAGATACATTCGGATCAGTACCCTATTGGTCTTACGGAAATAAAGATGTCGATTTTCAGGGTCTAAATCTGGAAAAATATCCGATGCCTTTGTATGCTTCACAGGAAAAAATATATACAGATATTCTAAAAGAATTAAAAGAGGCCTCGCAACAGTTAAATACAAGTGAGCCAGGATTGGCAGGCGATGTTATTTATAACAGGGATGTATTAAAATGGAGGAAATTTGCAAACTCTCTGAGGCTAAGGATTGCAAACCGGTTAAAAGACGCTATACCAGGTGCTAATGCCCATATACAGGATGCAATAGCTTCAGGGCTTATGACATCGAATGGTGATAATGCTGTACAAAAATATCAGAATGATAAATTATTGCCCTCGCCAATGTTTGATGCTGTATTTGTACGAAACAGGACTGACTTTAAAATTACCAATACAATGGTCAATACACTTAAAGGGATTTTAGGTGGGTTTAGTGTGGATCCAAGATTGTTTAAATATGCTGCACCTGTTTACAGGGTTGATAGTAATGACGATTACATTCTTGATACCAGTGGTAACAAAATTAAAGTTACAATCGATCCCAACCTTGCAGCATTTGAATATAGTAATAGTAATAAACTTGATAATTACGTAGGTTTGCCATATGGGCTAACCAGAACTATGGTAGCCCGTCAGGATGCTGCCGGAACTTCATGGTGGAGTAATAATGTAATTAAAGCTGACTTTGGGGAAGTTTTAATGGAGTATTCGGAGGTGCAGTTTATTCTGTCGGAAGTTAATGGATGGAACGATACTAATTATAAGGCAGCAGTTAGAGCTTCTATGGAAAAATGGAATGTTCCTGTAAGTAGTATCAATACTTTTGTAAGTTCTCTGCCTGCAGCTAATAAAGCAAATGTACTAAACCAAAAATGGGTAGCATTGTACATGCAGCCTCAGGAAGCATATGCAGAGTGGAGAAGAACCGGATATCCTAATTTTTTAATTAAGCCTGGTGATGTAAATAATTTGGTGGTACCTGCTGTAGATGGTGCTACGACTTATACCTTCACACCAATTTCCCCCTCTGATTATACTTTAACGGAAATGCCTTCAAGAATAACATATCCGGGAACACTAGCTAAACTTAATCCTAATGGATATGCTTCAGGGGTTAAAAACCTTGGTCCGGGAGGAGATAAATTAAACACAAAGCTTATCTGGGATAAAAATTAG
- a CDS encoding TIGR02757 family protein translates to MTEKEIFAFLNEKADAFNHPEYINSDPLQIPHRYSMKQDIEISGFFAATLAWGNRKSIITNATKIMNFMGNSPYDFVMNAKESDFKSIEDKAVHRTFNGEDLKQFIFNLQRLYQEQESLAYFFQPKDDEQNFYHALERFRTAFLNENNHRCYKHVSSTYKNSAAKRLIMYLRWMVRKDKRGVDLGIWSGLDQKKLSCPLDVHSGNIARQLGILNRKQNDWKAVEELDVKLRKYNSEDPALYDFALFGLGVTKELE, encoded by the coding sequence ATGACTGAAAAAGAAATTTTTGCATTTCTGAATGAGAAAGCTGATGCTTTCAACCATCCGGAATATATTAATAGTGATCCGCTTCAGATTCCACATCGTTATTCTATGAAGCAGGATATCGAAATTTCTGGGTTCTTTGCAGCTACACTAGCCTGGGGAAACAGAAAAAGCATTATCACCAATGCTACTAAGATCATGAACTTCATGGGGAATTCTCCCTATGATTTTGTAATGAATGCCAAAGAATCGGATTTTAAAAGTATAGAAGATAAAGCTGTACACAGAACATTTAATGGGGAAGACCTGAAGCAATTTATTTTCAATCTGCAAAGACTCTATCAGGAGCAGGAATCTCTTGCTTATTTTTTCCAGCCAAAGGATGATGAACAAAATTTCTACCATGCTTTGGAGCGTTTCCGAACAGCATTCCTTAATGAAAATAATCACCGGTGCTATAAGCATGTAAGCAGTACCTATAAAAATTCTGCGGCCAAACGTCTGATTATGTACCTGAGATGGATGGTAAGAAAGGATAAAAGAGGAGTAGACCTGGGAATATGGTCGGGCTTAGATCAAAAAAAATTATCTTGTCCTCTGGATGTACATTCCGGAAATATTGCCAGACAATTGGGAATACTGAACAGAAAGCAGAATGACTGGAAAGCTGTAGAGGAACTGGATGTAAAGCTCAGAAAGTATAATTCCGAAGATCCTGCACTTTATGATTTTGCACTTTTCGGATTAGGAGTAACAAAAGAATTAGAATAG
- a CDS encoding peptide chain release factor 3, with the protein MSNLLQEIQKRKTFGIISHPDAGKTTLTEKLLLFGGAIQEAGAVKSNKIKKGATSDFMEIERQRGISVATSVLAFEYKDHKINILDTPGHKDFAEDTYRTLTAVDSVIVVIDVAKGVEEQTEKLVKVCRMRNIPMLVFINKLDREGKDAFDLLDEVEQKLGLHVTPLSWPIGMGAEFQGIYNIWENNIQLFLEDKKQKVGEAIKIEDVNDSTVDELVGEKAASALREEIELTTSVYPEFDREAYMKGDLQPVFFGSALNNFGVRELLDAFIEIAPMPQPKESDKRIVEPEEEKFSGFVFKIHANMDPKHRDRLAFVKIVSGTFKRNENYLLVRENKKMKFASPNAFFADKKEIVDESFPGDIVGLHDTGNFRIGDTLTAGEVMSFRGIPSFSPEHFRFINNDDPLKAKQLAKGIDQLMDEGVAQLFTMEMNGRKIIGTVGALQYEVIQYRLEHEYGAKCSYEPINIHKACWVEADEKSDEFKEFARLRQRFLARDKYDQLVFLADSSFTITMNQEKFPNIKLHFISEFRNED; encoded by the coding sequence ATGTCGAACTTATTACAAGAAATACAAAAACGTAAAACCTTCGGGATTATCTCCCACCCCGATGCCGGGAAAACAACATTGACCGAAAAACTCTTACTTTTTGGAGGTGCTATCCAGGAAGCAGGAGCTGTAAAAAGCAATAAAATTAAAAAAGGGGCTACTTCTGACTTTATGGAAATTGAACGTCAGAGAGGGATTTCCGTTGCAACTTCTGTTCTGGCATTTGAATACAAAGATCATAAGATTAATATCCTGGATACTCCCGGACACAAGGATTTTGCTGAAGATACGTACCGTACACTTACTGCAGTAGATAGTGTAATTGTAGTAATAGACGTTGCTAAAGGGGTTGAGGAGCAAACTGAGAAACTAGTTAAGGTTTGCCGTATGCGTAATATCCCAATGCTGGTTTTCATTAATAAATTAGACCGTGAAGGTAAAGACGCATTCGATTTGCTGGATGAAGTAGAACAAAAATTAGGACTTCACGTAACACCTCTTTCATGGCCAATTGGTATGGGTGCCGAGTTCCAGGGAATCTATAATATCTGGGAAAATAATATTCAGTTATTCTTAGAGGATAAAAAACAAAAAGTTGGTGAAGCTATAAAAATAGAAGATGTTAATGATTCAACAGTAGACGAATTAGTTGGTGAAAAAGCTGCAAGTGCACTTCGTGAAGAAATTGAATTAACTACTTCTGTATATCCTGAGTTCGACCGCGAGGCGTATATGAAAGGAGATCTTCAGCCAGTATTTTTTGGTTCTGCATTGAATAACTTTGGGGTAAGAGAACTTCTGGATGCATTTATAGAAATTGCACCAATGCCACAGCCTAAAGAAAGTGATAAAAGAATTGTAGAGCCTGAAGAAGAAAAATTCAGTGGTTTTGTATTTAAGATTCACGCGAATATGGATCCTAAGCACCGTGACAGACTTGCTTTCGTAAAGATTGTATCGGGGACTTTCAAAAGAAATGAAAATTACCTGTTGGTAAGAGAAAATAAAAAAATGAAGTTTGCATCTCCGAATGCATTCTTTGCAGATAAAAAAGAGATTGTAGACGAGAGTTTCCCGGGGGATATTGTTGGTCTGCATGATACCGGAAACTTCCGTATCGGAGATACACTAACAGCCGGAGAGGTAATGAGTTTCCGTGGTATTCCTTCTTTCTCGCCGGAACATTTCCGTTTTATTAACAACGATGATCCGTTAAAAGCAAAGCAGTTAGCAAAAGGTATAGACCAGTTAATGGATGAAGGTGTTGCGCAGCTGTTTACAATGGAAATGAACGGGCGTAAGATTATTGGTACTGTAGGTGCATTACAGTATGAAGTTATTCAATACCGTCTGGAGCATGAATATGGTGCTAAATGCTCATATGAACCAATCAATATTCATAAAGCATGTTGGGTGGAAGCTGATGAGAAATCTGATGAGTTTAAAGAATTTGCAAGACTGAGACAACGTTTCTTAGCCAGAGATAAGTATGATCAGCTGGTATTCTTAGCTGACTCGTCATTTACTATTACAATGAATCAGGAAAAATTCCCAAATATCAAACTTCACTTTATCAGTGAATTTAGAAATGAGGATTAA
- the rdgB gene encoding RdgB/HAM1 family non-canonical purine NTP pyrophosphatase, protein MEILVATHNQHKKEEIQQILPDYNITSLTDYDLFEEIIEDGDSFEANAKIKAKYCFEKTGQPSLGDDSGLVVPALDGRPGIYSARYAGDHDFKANIVKVLGEMEDSTDREAYFITVLCLISEGKEEYFEGRVYGTLTYKPSGEKGFGYDPIFIPKDHSITFAEMPAEEKNKISHRANALKKFLDYLKA, encoded by the coding sequence ATGGAAATTCTAGTTGCAACACACAATCAACACAAGAAAGAAGAAATTCAGCAAATTTTACCCGATTACAATATCACAAGTCTTACCGATTATGATCTTTTTGAAGAGATCATTGAAGATGGCGACAGTTTTGAAGCAAATGCAAAAATAAAAGCTAAATATTGTTTTGAGAAAACCGGACAACCAAGTCTGGGAGACGATAGCGGGCTTGTAGTCCCTGCACTAGACGGAAGACCAGGAATTTACTCTGCAAGATATGCGGGCGATCATGATTTTAAAGCAAATATTGTAAAGGTTCTGGGCGAAATGGAGGACAGTACAGATCGTGAAGCGTACTTTATTACCGTTCTTTGTCTTATTTCCGAAGGAAAAGAAGAATACTTTGAAGGCAGAGTGTATGGAACTTTAACATACAAACCAAGCGGAGAGAAAGGTTTCGGTTATGATCCGATTTTTATTCCTAAGGATCACAGCATTACATTTGCTGAAATGCCTGCAGAAGAAAAAAATAAAATCAGCCATAGAGCCAATGCTTTGAAGAAGTTTTTAGATTATTTAAAAGCATAA